CGTGGCACCTTCTTGGACAAGCGCAGAGCGGCACTCTGGACAGGCAAGGCTGCCCAGCTCGCGTATCTGATGGACCTCTTCCCGGGAGCTCATCTCGCCGGCATGATACCAAACTGCGTCGTGCTGCCGGTATCTCTCGCCCGCCAGTGCGCGAGCGCCTTCACGCGCTCCCTGCTCTTCCGCGCTGTCGCTCGCTCAGGAGCGGATGAGCGGCGGGCCCAGTCCCCCCCGCCGTGGAGGGTGGTCCAGCTTGGGGCGGCAAGAGCAGCGGGCGAGCGTATGGCTGCGTTACGGGAAGGCGCGTTCGGCCTTAACGCTTAGCAGGCGCCTGCTCGAGCTGAAACGACTTGAGCGTCAGCCCGAACCTATAGTTCAATAGAAAATCGAAATAGTTCTACTCCACCTTCGAGCTTCGCTCTGCCTCGTGCCGCGAAGCAGCCGCCGCGTCAAGAAGCAGTCAGGAGAAGGAGGAAGCGGTGAACCGTGACCCTGGGCGCGAAATCCTCAATTACGTCTATCGACGAATGCGGATCGACGCGGAGTGGTGTCAGTGGGGCGAGCGGGGCTTTACGTGGTGGGGGTCTCTGCTCTCCCAGACAGTGTGGGCGGAGCCGCCGCAGTATCGCATCGACCGGGAGATCACGCGGCTTCACTGTCGGATGCCCCTTCTTCGGAACGTGAAAGAGACTCCCCAGTTGAGGGAGATGCTCGACTTGGCAAACGGGACGGCGACCCTGAGTGCCTTGGATTGGCATGCCGAGACCGGCACGATTGCGCTCCACGCCTCAGTCTACGCCCACACCGAGAACGTCCATTGGCTCCAAGAGCTGTTTACCAACGCAGTCGCGCTGCAGGCAGCAGAGTCTTCGGAGATCGCCCTAGTTCTCTTGAAGGTTCTTGGTGGCGAATTGGCTGTTTCGGCGCATCCGACCTCGGGAATCCGCGAAATTCCCGACGGCATGATGTCAGCGATCAAAACGGCCTATCTTCCTGGCGGGGGCGACAAGCCGGTCGATCTTACGCTGGGGTTCGATCTAATTGAGCGTGAGTACTTGATCCCCAGTCTTCTGCCGTATTCTCGCTCTGACGGCGTAGTCGTAGCGCCCATACCGCTGGATGACCGGCAATCGACGTTTGTACCGCTGCAGATCGACGGCAGAGACCCACACCCAAGAGTAGGCTACGGCGCATGGTTCATCCTGAAGTTCCCACAGAAATACGACCGGCTCGACCCAATCCGCCTGAATCGCCTAGAAATCGAGGAACAGACAAGCGCCCATTTATTAGGAGGGTGGGCGCGCAGCCCGGAGGGACGAATTACCTTTGTCAGTTTCCTGCCGGCGCTGATTTGCTTCCCAATCTTCTTCGATGCACTCTTCCTTCGGTCGCTCAATCGCGCGGAATGGCTCCATAAGAAACTGGGCCGGCGATCGAAGCGCTCGCCGGCGTAGCTGCTGCGCGGGTCGGCCTCTCGGGCACTGCCGCGGGCGACGGCGGCCCTGCGCGCAAAGGGCCCGACCTCGCCCCCGGCGCCGACCGCACCGCGCATAACACCGGCGGCATCGCTCCCGGGGGCGCTCTCCGCCCCAGACAGGGCGGGGCGCCTTGCTCCCCTCTCTGGAGCGGCAGGAGCAGAGATGAACGCCGCGCGCCGGTCGCTCTGAAATCGAAGAGAGGGGCGAGTGTCCCGGAGAAGAGAGCGATCTCGGTAAAGAACTGGAGCGGGAGACGAGGTTCGAACTCGCGACATCCTGCTTGGAAGGCAGGCGCTCTACCACTGAGCTACTCCCGCGCACGTCCAATTGTACCGTCTCGGCGCGGAGGAGGGTAGACTGGCAAGCGATGACGTATCGCATCCGTCCGGCAGAGCCAGCGGATGTTCCCGCGATCGTTCGGCTCATCCAAGGGTTGGCAGAGTACGAAGGGCTGCCAGCGGCGCCGGATGAATGCCGGCTGCGCGAGCATCTCTTCGGCGATCGCCCCTGGGTCGAGGCGCTCGTCGCGGAAGAGGGCGGGCAGGTCGTCGGCTTTGCGCTCTTCTTCTCGACCTACTCCACCTTCTTGACCCAGCCGGGCATCTACCTCGAAGACCTCTACGTTGAGCCGCGCCACCGTCGGCGAGGCATCGGGAGAGCGCTCTTGAGTCGGGTTGCAGCGATTGCGGTGGCGCGCGGCTGCGCTCGCCTCGAGTGGGCTGTGCTCCGCTGGAATGCGCCGGCGATCGCGTTCTACGACAGGCTCGGGGCAGTGCCGCTCGACGAGTGGCAGATCCGTCGGCTGAGCGGCGAGGCGCTGCACCGTGTCGCTGCGCTCGACGGAGAAGGCGGCGCTTAGAAAGACCGCGCGACGAGGGCGTCGACGAGCGCGATGAGTGCCGCTTTGGCGTCGCCGTCCGGGATCGGGTCGAGGGCGGCAATCGCTTTCCGGCTGAACTCTTGGGCGACGGCGAGGCTCTCTTCGATCACCCCAGTCTCGCGGATAAGCGCCACCGTCGCCGCGATCGCCTGTTCGCTTCGGTCGCTTTCGAACAGCTCCTTGATCGGGTTGCGGTCGGGCAGGCGCTCCATCAGCAGCAGCGCCGGCAGGGTAACCGTGCCGTTCCGGAGGTCGCTCGCCGCCGGCTTGCCCAGCTCCGCTTCATCGCCGATATAGTCCAAGACGTCGTCGACGATCTGAAACGCCATGCCGAGGTTATACCCATAATCGCGCAGCGCAGCGATCTCCCTGGGCGACGCTTCGGCAAGCGTCGCGCCGGACTCGGTCGAGGTGGAGAAGACCGAGGCGGTTTTGCCGTTGATCCGGTGGTAATACTCGTCGCGGCTCTGCTTCCAGTTGAAGCTCGAAAACAGCTGATGGAGCTCCCCATCGCAGATAGTCATCAGCGTTCGCGCGAACAGGGTCATCACGCGAACATTTTCGGTCTCAGCAACGAGATCGGCGGACTTCGCGAAGAGGTAGTCGCCCACCAGCACGGCCGCGCCGCGGCTGACAAAGCTGTTGAGCGTCGACTGGCCGCGGCGGGTCGTCGCGTCATCCACCATGTCATCGTGGACGAGCGTGGCAGTATGCAGCAGTTCCATCGCGCTCGCCATAGGGATGAGGCGGTGGAGGTTCGCTTCGTAGGCAAACGGCCGACCCGCGAGCAGGGTGAGCGCCGGTCGAAGCTTCTTGCCCGACTTGTTCAGCACGTGGCCGATCAGGTCGGCAAGCAGCGGAAACGGCACATTTTTCACACTTTGGAGCGTTCGATCGACAGCCGGCAGCTCAGCCGCAATCGGGCCGAACAGGTCGGCGAGCGCGCGGCGGTCGGTCATTCGGGGATGTTGAACAGCCGACGGGCGGTCGTCGCGGTACATGCAGCCACCTCCTCGAGCGGCGCGTCTTTCAACTCGGCGATCCGGGCCGCCACCTCGGCAACCCAGGCAGGTTCGTTGCGTTTGCCGCGAATGGCTTGCGGTGCGAGATAGGGCGCATCAGTTTCCGTGAGCAGCCGGTCGAGCGGGACCGCCCGCACGACCTCAGCGAGCGCAGTCGCCTTGGGATAGGTCACGGGGCCGGCAATCGAGATCGCCATGCCGAGCGCGACCCCTTCCGCGGCCTCGGCAAGCGTGCCGGAGAAGCAGTGCAGCATCCCCCGCTGGCTCGCGGCGCCGCGCTCCCGCCAGGCGCGCAGGGTTGCCAGCACTGCGGGATAGGCGTCCCGCGCATGAATGCAGACGGGGAGCCCAAGCTCGGCAGCAAGGTCGAGCTGCTGCTCAAACCACCGCTGCTGCACCTCGCGCGGCGCCCAGTCTCGGTAGTAGTCGAGCCCGATCTCGCCGATGGCGACGACTTTCGGGTGCGCCGCGAGCCGCCGCAGTTCATCGAGGTCGTCTGCGCGGGCGCGGGCTGTCTCGTTCGGATGGATGCCGACAGCTGCCCAGACGATGGGGAACTGCTCGGCGAGCGCTACGGCCGCTCGGCTGCTTGCGATATCGACGCCGCAGCTGACAATCGCTCTCACGCCGCCCTGTTCGGCGCGGCGGATCACGGCCGCGACATCATCGTACTGGGCATCGTCGAGGTGGGCGTGAGCGTCAACGAACATCCGCCGCCCCAAGCTTTGCTTGCTCTTCCTCGACGATCGATTCATCCAGCTTTTTGAAGAGCGGTATTGGCGTGCCAAGCTGCTGCCCGGCCGGGACATGCCCCGGACGGAAGCCGTTTGCCTCCAGCGGCTCGCTGAAGCCCAGCATCTCGTGGAGCCGCGCCGAACTGAAGGGAAGGTAGGGCGCGAGGAGCACCTTCAGGGCATTGATCGCTTGGAGGGCCGTGTAGAGCGCTCGCGCCGCGTGCTGCCGGTCGCTCTTGATGGCGTTCCAAGGTGCCTGCTCGTCGAGGTAGCGGTTTGTCTCTTGCGCAAGCGCCATCGCCTCGCGCAGCCCGTCGCGCAGCCGAACGGCAGCGATCGCCTCGTCGACGGCGGCGAAGGCGCTCTCGATGCGGGTGAGCAGGGCGAGGTCCGCCTCGCCGAGAGGGCCCGGCTCGGGCACGCGCCCTTCGAAGTTGCGGACGGTGAAGGTAAGCACCCGGTTGACAAGATTGCCGTAGGTGGCGACCAGTTCGTCGTTGTTCCGCCGCCAGAAGTCGCGCCAGGAGAAGTCGCCGTCGTTCGTTTCGGGAAGCACAGCCGCGACGTAGTAGCGGAGCTGGTCAGGGTCGTAGCGGTCGAGGACGTCGAGCACCCAGACTGCCCAGTTCTGGCTGGTGGAGATCTTGCGCCGCTCGAGGTTCATGAACTCGTTCGCCGGCACGTCGTAGGGCAGGACGAGGTCGCCGTACGCCATCAGCATGGCCGGCCAGATCATGGTGTGGAAAGGGATGTTGTCTTTGCCGATGAAGTAGTAGCTCTTCGCGCCGGGGCTCCACCAGCGCCGCCAGAGGTCGGGGTCGCCTTGGCGCACTGCCCATTCGATGCTGGCCGACAGATAGCCGATCACCGCTTCGAACCAGACGTAGATCCGCTTCTGCTCAAACCCCGGAACCGGCACCGGGACCCCCCATTCGATATCGCGCGTGATCGCCCGGTCGATCAGCCCCTCTTCGAGATAGCGGATGGTGAAATTGCGCACGTTCGGACGCCAATGCTCTTGGCGCCGCACCCACTCGAGCAGCGGCTCCCGATATTTCGAGAGGCGGAAGAAGAAGTGCTCGGTCGGGCGGATCTCCGGCTTGCCTTGGGAGAGGACGCTCCGCATGTCGATCAGCTGGGTCGGCTCGAGTTGGCGGCCGCAGTTCTCGCACTGATCGCCGCGCGCGCGCGGATAGCTGCAGTAGGGGCAGGTGCCCTCGACGTAGCGGTCGGGGAGGAAGCGGCGCGCCACCGGGTCGTAGATGCCGTTCTCGGTGCGCCGGTAGAGGTCATCTTGGGCGAGCAGCTTGTTGAAGATGCGGTGCACCACCTCGCGGTGGTTGTCGGTGCCTGTGGTCGTGAAGAGATCGAAGCGGATACCCAGCCGGTCCCACGTCTCCAGAAACATGGCGTGGTAGCGGGCAACGATTTCCGCCGGGGAGACCCCCTCCATCTCTGCCTTGACCGTGATCGGCGTGCCGTGCTGGTCGCTGCCCGACACCATGAGGACCGCGTTCCCTTTCAGCCGGTGAAACCGCGCGAAGATGTCCGCGGGGAGATAGCAGCCGGCAAGCTGACCAACATGCACGGGGCCATTCGCATATGGCCAAGCCACGCCGATGAAGATCGTCTCGCTCACGCTCTCTCCCTCGCGCCCAAGGCTCCCCCTACTGTACGGCAATCGCGCTGCCTGCTGCAGCGCGCGGAGTTTCAGTGAATTCTAACACGAATGAAAGCTCTTCTCGCAGGCGGCAGCCGTGCTCGCAAGCCGCTGCCGAGCGGGAGCGGCTACGGCGGCCGCACCTCGATGGTTCCGCCGGCGGCGACCACCCTTCCGCTTGCGCGCACCTCGATCGCTGCGCTCCCTGCCGATGCTTCTGGCAGCATCGCCACTGTGCGGTAGTCGGCGACGAGCTGGCCGACAGGGAGGCGGCCCGGGAGGGTCATCCTGCTCTCGCCTGACTGGCCGAGCAGGGTCTGGCCGCGGTCGTCGCTTCGGACCGCGATCACCTCAACCGGGGGAAGCGTTGGCTCCGGCGCAAGCAGCTGCCAGATCAGCGTAACGTCGACGGTCCCGCCGGGAGGCGCGCTCCTGCTGGCGATCAGGTAGCCGATGAGCCGCGCCCCCCCGGCCTCATAGGCTGCGGTGACGTCGAGTTCGAGATCCTCTGGCCGATAGGGGATGCGCGGCGGGGGAAAGTCGACGGTTGTCAGGGTGCCGGCTGCCGGCGGGCCGGCGTGATAGGCAACGACCTCGATCCGGAGCGGTCCGGGAAGAGTTCCCGGGCGCACGGGCAGGATAACGGCGTCGAGCGCTTCGTCGCCGGCCTTCCAGCGGCTTGTTCCCCAGTGGTCATTGGCAAGCAGCGGACGATCGACTTGGCCGACGAGCCGACCGGCACTGTCGAAGGCGCGGTAGGAGAGCCGTTCGTCGTTCCTGCCTGCTGCCAGCAGCCGCCAGCGCACGATCACGGCGAGATCGCGTCCGCTCCAAGTGGGGGCGACATCGAACGCGACTGCCTCGAGCCGGCCGCCGAGGATACACTGCGTCGGCGCGAGCGGCGGCAGCCGGAAATCCGCTGCCGGCGGGAGGTCGAAGCCGAGAAAGTCGAAGCCGCGCCGCTCTTCGCCGACCACATCCAGCCCGGCGCGGTTGAGGAGGAACGGCACAAGCCCTTTCGGGTCGGCGTCGATATGGGGTCCCTTCTCCCAGACGAACGTGTAGATCCGCCGACAGGCACGGCACAGTTGGGTCAGGGCGTCCGGCGTCTCGTTGTCGTCAATCCGGAGAAAGACGTACGGCGCCGGCCCGCGGTAGAGAAACTGGATCGACCGGTGCTGGTAGTTGCGGCTTGGCGGCCAGGCGTTGCTGATCGGCAGCAGGAAGAACACGCCGGGTTCGTGAGCGCGGGCATTCATCGCCGCCACCGCGTCGAAGGCCTCGCCGCTGCGCGCCGCCTGTGCCTCCGGGTGCTCCGCCCAGAACGCGAACGTACTCGCGGTGCCGACAGCGACGAGTAACACCAGCCCCACGCCCACGGCCGCTCCGGCCGGCCAGAGACGAGGCGCACGAGCAGTGACGAGGCGCAGCAGCGCCTCGAACCCGATTGCTGGGAAGAGAAAGGCGACCGGAATCATCGAGACCAATCGCGCCGTATTCGGGTTGTTGTCGTCGGAAAGGATGCCTGGCAGCAGCATTCCTCCCGCCCAGACCAGCACGAGGAGCGACTCCGGCCGGCGCGCCCGCGCCAGCAGCGCCACGGCGCCAATGACTGCAAGTGCGGCCACCGGCGGGTCGAAGATCGGCCGGCCCGGAAGGTTGTGATACCAGTTCGGGTCGCCCTGCCAGAGAAAGGCCCCGACCGCCTCGCGCGTCGTCCGCAGCAGAGCAAGCGGCACGCTCCCCTCCGGGATGCCCGGCCGGAAGACCGAAACATGGCTCGCTCGTCCGGTGAATGCTCCTGGGTCCTGCAGGTAGTACAGTCCGAGCGGCAGCCAGATCAGCGCGCTCACCGCGCCTGCGACCGCCATCCCGCGCCAATGACGGCGCAAGATTGGCTCGTTCCCGGCGAGTACCGCGTGCGCTGCGAGGAAGCCGACGAGGACGACGGGGAGCAGCCGAGCAGGAAGATAGCAATACAGCGTGACGCCGAGAGCAGCCCCGGCGGCGAAAAATCGGCCCCACGCTGGCGGCGCGGCGCTCCAGGCCCGCCAGAACAGCCAGACCGTAAGCGCAGCAAAGGGGGGAAGCGCAGCGTTCGGAATGGCCGTCCGGCTGATGACAAGCGGCCAAAACGTTGTGCCGACGAGTCCTGCGGCGAGCAGCGCGATCAGGGTCGCGCGCTGGCGACCGAGACTGTCGAAGAGGTCGCGCGCGAGCATGAAAGTGAGAGGCACCATGATGATGCCGAGCAGCATCATCGGCAGCCGCAGCGCCAGCGGCTCGCGGCCGAGCCAGGCGACGAAGGGGGCGATCAGATAGACATAGAGCGGTTCGCGATACGCTTCGCGGAAGTAGATCTGGAACTCGCCCGCCAGCACCCGCAGCGCGTCGGTTCCGGCCAGCCCTTCGTCATACTCGAGACCGTAGGGCCAGCCGGCGGCGTTCCAGAAGCGCAGCCAGGCGGCGATCGCGACGAACAGCGCTAGCACCAGCCACGGAGCGAGCCGTCTCGCCGCAGTCACCTTGCTGTCACCTCGACGGTGTGCTGGCCGGGGCCGAGCGGCGCCACCCACATCCAGCGCTTCCCGCCCGAGACGACGGTGGGGCCGTCGTAGACTGCCCCGTTCACGAGGACGCGCTCGCCCGCGGGGAGCGGCCCGACGCGCAGTGCCGTTGCGAGCGGCGTGCTCAGCTCGTACCGCAGGAGGTCGCCCCGGCGCGTTGCGCGGAGGTCGACCGCGCCGCCCGGCACCGGCCAAGCGGTCACCTCGAGACTTTCCCATGCGGCGGGCAGGCGGGGTAGGAGGCGAACGCCGCTTGGGCTGCGCTCGATGCCGGCAACCAGCGCGAGCGCCTTCAGCACTTCGGCTTGGTGGACGGCGTTGCCGAGGTCTCCCGTTCGGTACCAGCGCCGGCCGTCAGCCGAGACGGCGATCCCCTCGGGCACGAGGTACGGCGAGCGGCGCGCATCATAGCCGAGAGCGGCCAGCGTCTCGAGCAGCGTCGCGGCCGTCTCGAGATCGTCGAGCAAGAGCGCACTCTGCGCGAGAAATGCTTGTCCATAGCCGACGGCTCGGACGCAGGCGAAGTTGGGACACCGCCCGAGCTGACGTCGATAGGTGAGCTCGGCGATGGCGCGCTCCTCAGCGGTCAGTGAGGAGAGGTCGTAGTCCCCAATGTCGGCGGCGGTGAAGACGGGGGCGAGCGCTTCATGACCGTAACCCCAGTTCCAAGCGACCGATCGCCAGCCGTCGGGGTCGAGAAGCTGGCGATTGACCGCTGCGCGGATCCGCTCCGCAGCCGCCTCGAACCGCCGCGCCCGGTCGGGCTCGCCGATCGCCTCCATCAGCCGTGCAGCGGCGAGCAGGCTGCGCCAAGCGAGGGTGTTCGACAGCACATCGTAGCCGCCGTCGTTTGCGGCCTCCCCTTCGCCGTAGAGCAGCCCATCGCGGCTGCGCCAGCGCTCCGGCTGCTCAAGCTGGAGGAGGAACCATTCAGCGGCGTCGCGGACCGTGCCCGCATGACGCGCCAGCCACGCGTGGTCGCGGCTGCGCGCGTCCCAGGCCGCGGCATAGGCGAGGAGGAGCAGCCCCTGCGAGTCGTTCTCCCAGTTGCCGTCGCCGCGATGGTCGGCGTCGATGTAGAGCGGTTCGCCGAGCACAGTGGTCCAGCGCGGGGGCAGCCGCTCGCCGTCGCGGGCGTAGCGCGGATAGCCGTTCGGCAGGTCGTACAGGCGGTCGCCGGCGAAGACCAGCGCCCGCTCGACCGCCTCTGCCTCGCCCCAGCGCAGCAGTTCGAGCGCCGCGCGTCCGAGGTCGCGCGCCCAGACCTGGTCGGCGAAGGAGCCGGCGCCGTCGCGCCAGGCGCCGACGCCCTGGTAGCTGCCGTAGTTCGGCGCCCGCGGCGTCGAGGTGCGGAAGGGGCGGTCGGTGGCGAACTTGCCCGCCAAATCGGCGCGGTTAGCGCGCCAGACCCCGGTCAGCAGCGCGCCCGATCCGCCGAGGCGCAGGTCCGGTCGGCTCGGCTCGGGGAGCGGAGCCGGGCTTCGCGGGCGCTCGCTGGGGGCGAGGGTCGCGGCCAGCGGTGCCACCTCGTCCATCCAGCGGCGGTCGGCAAGGTCGCGGGGCGTCACCGGGCGGGGGGCTGGCGCCGGTCCACGCTCCAGTGGCAGCGCGCCGGCGATGCGGTCGCGCGAGCGGACGGAGATGGCGGCGATGATCGGCACGCCCTGCTTCGCCGGGCTGTCGATGAGGACGAGCGCCGCGATCGGCTCGGGCCGGGGAACGATCTCCCACGAGAAGAGTGCTGTCGGATGGTCGGCTAGGACGAGGCGCAGCGCCGCGTCGCGCGCTGCCCGCGCCGCCGGGTCGTCGAACGGCTGCGGGAACGGCCCGCCCCAGCGCTCGGACGAGAGATGCGTCCGCCACCAGAGGGTCCAGCCGAAGATGAGCGGCACGCGGTCGACAATGCCGCTGGCGTAGCGGATTTCGATCGCCCCTGCCTCTTCGCCGACAAACTGCCGGTCGCCGGTGTCGCCCTGCACTTCGTAGTCCCGCCACCAGCCGATGCCGTGGTCATAGCTGCTCAGCCCGCCGAGGAGAGCGATCCGGTCTGCGGCGACATTGAGGGGAAGCGCGCGCTCGCTGTTGTGGATGAGCGGCACGTGGCCGATGCGGAAGCCGGCGGGGGCGCCGTTGGGAGCGGCTAGCCGCTGGCTCCACCAGCCGGCGCGGCCGCGCTCGACCCGCAGTTCCAGCCGGTACGTGCCTCGGTCGCCCGTCGGCGTGTCGAGATCGAGCCAGCGGCGGTCCTCGATTTCGTCGAAGGTCTGCTCGGCGACAGTGCGACCGCTGGCGTGGTCGACCAGCCGCAGCCGCACTCCAGCCGCCCCGCCGTCGGTCGCCACGAGCAGCCCAGCGCGCCGAAACGGCTCGGCGGCCGTGAACCGCATCGCCAGCGTCTCTCCGGGGCCGACAAGGGCGGGCTCATCCTCGTCAGAGAACTGCA
Above is a genomic segment from Dehalococcoidia bacterium containing:
- a CDS encoding GNAT family N-acetyltransferase is translated as MEGRRSTTELLPRTSNCTVSARRRVDWQAMTYRIRPAEPADVPAIVRLIQGLAEYEGLPAAPDECRLREHLFGDRPWVEALVAEEGGQVVGFALFFSTYSTFLTQPGIYLEDLYVEPRHRRRGIGRALLSRVAAIAVARGCARLEWAVLRWNAPAIAFYDRLGAVPLDEWQIRRLSGEALHRVAALDGEGGA
- a CDS encoding polyprenyl synthetase family protein, with translation MTDRRALADLFGPIAAELPAVDRTLQSVKNVPFPLLADLIGHVLNKSGKKLRPALTLLAGRPFAYEANLHRLIPMASAMELLHTATLVHDDMVDDATTRRGQSTLNSFVSRGAAVLVGDYLFAKSADLVAETENVRVMTLFARTLMTICDGELHQLFSSFNWKQSRDEYYHRINGKTASVFSTSTESGATLAEASPREIAALRDYGYNLGMAFQIVDDVLDYIGDEAELGKPAASDLRNGTVTLPALLLMERLPDRNPIKELFESDRSEQAIAATVALIRETGVIEESLAVAQEFSRKAIAALDPIPDGDAKAALIALVDALVARSF
- a CDS encoding TatD family hydrolase; this encodes MFVDAHAHLDDAQYDDVAAVIRRAEQGGVRAIVSCGVDIASSRAAVALAEQFPIVWAAVGIHPNETARARADDLDELRRLAAHPKVVAIGEIGLDYYRDWAPREVQQRWFEQQLDLAAELGLPVCIHARDAYPAVLATLRAWRERGAASQRGMLHCFSGTLAEAAEGVALGMAISIAGPVTYPKATALAEVVRAVPLDRLLTETDAPYLAPQAIRGKRNEPAWVAEVAARIAELKDAPLEEVAACTATTARRLFNIPE
- the metG gene encoding methionine--tRNA ligase — translated: MSETIFIGVAWPYANGPVHVGQLAGCYLPADIFARFHRLKGNAVLMVSGSDQHGTPITVKAEMEGVSPAEIVARYHAMFLETWDRLGIRFDLFTTTGTDNHREVVHRIFNKLLAQDDLYRRTENGIYDPVARRFLPDRYVEGTCPYCSYPRARGDQCENCGRQLEPTQLIDMRSVLSQGKPEIRPTEHFFFRLSKYREPLLEWVRRQEHWRPNVRNFTIRYLEEGLIDRAITRDIEWGVPVPVPGFEQKRIYVWFEAVIGYLSASIEWAVRQGDPDLWRRWWSPGAKSYYFIGKDNIPFHTMIWPAMLMAYGDLVLPYDVPANEFMNLERRKISTSQNWAVWVLDVLDRYDPDQLRYYVAAVLPETNDGDFSWRDFWRRNNDELVATYGNLVNRVLTFTVRNFEGRVPEPGPLGEADLALLTRIESAFAAVDEAIAAVRLRDGLREAMALAQETNRYLDEQAPWNAIKSDRQHAARALYTALQAINALKVLLAPYLPFSSARLHEMLGFSEPLEANGFRPGHVPAGQQLGTPIPLFKKLDESIVEEEQAKLGAADVR
- a CDS encoding glycosyltransferase family 39 protein; its protein translation is MTAARRLAPWLVLALFVAIAAWLRFWNAAGWPYGLEYDEGLAGTDALRVLAGEFQIYFREAYREPLYVYLIAPFVAWLGREPLALRLPMMLLGIIMVPLTFMLARDLFDSLGRQRATLIALLAAGLVGTTFWPLVISRTAIPNAALPPFAALTVWLFWRAWSAAPPAWGRFFAAGAALGVTLYCYLPARLLPVVLVGFLAAHAVLAGNEPILRRHWRGMAVAGAVSALIWLPLGLYYLQDPGAFTGRASHVSVFRPGIPEGSVPLALLRTTREAVGAFLWQGDPNWYHNLPGRPIFDPPVAALAVIGAVALLARARRPESLLVLVWAGGMLLPGILSDDNNPNTARLVSMIPVAFLFPAIGFEALLRLVTARAPRLWPAGAAVGVGLVLLVAVGTASTFAFWAEHPEAQAARSGEAFDAVAAMNARAHEPGVFFLLPISNAWPPSRNYQHRSIQFLYRGPAPYVFLRIDDNETPDALTQLCRACRRIYTFVWEKGPHIDADPKGLVPFLLNRAGLDVVGEERRGFDFLGFDLPPAADFRLPPLAPTQCILGGRLEAVAFDVAPTWSGRDLAVIVRWRLLAAGRNDERLSYRAFDSAGRLVGQVDRPLLANDHWGTSRWKAGDEALDAVILPVRPGTLPGPLRIEVVAYHAGPPAAGTLTTVDFPPPRIPYRPEDLELDVTAAYEAGGARLIGYLIASRSAPPGGTVDVTLIWQLLAPEPTLPPVEVIAVRSDDRGQTLLGQSGESRMTLPGRLPVGQLVADYRTVAMLPEASAGSAAIEVRASGRVVAAGGTIEVRPP